The following proteins are encoded in a genomic region of Glycine max cultivar Williams 82 chromosome 18, Glycine_max_v4.0, whole genome shotgun sequence:
- the LOC100804476 gene encoding heat shock 70 kDa protein 4: MAKNQGFAVGIDLGTTYSCVAVWQGQQNRVEIIHNDQGNRTTPSFVAFTDDQRLIGDAAKNQAAANPENTVFDAKRLIGRKYSDPTIQNDKMLWPFKVIADNNDKPMITVKYKGHEKLLSAEEVSSMILMKMREIAEAYLETPVKSAVVTVPAYFNDSQRKATIDAGTIAGLNVMRIINEPTAAAIAYGLDKRINCVGERNIFIFDLGGGTFDVSLLTIKDKVFQVKATAGNTHLGGEDFDNRMVNYLVQEFKRMNKVDISGNPRALRRLRTACEKVKRTLSFAVTTTIEVDSLSKGIDFCISITRAKFQELNMDLFEECLKTVNKCLTDAKTDKSSVHDVVLVGGSSRIPKVQELLQEFFEGKDFCKSINPDEAVAYGAAVQAALLSDDIQNVPNLVLLDVAPLSLGISTKGDLMSVVIPRNTTIPVKRTQGR; encoded by the exons ATGGCCAAAAACCAGGGATTTGCCGTAGGAATCGACCTTGGTACAACCTACTCGTGTGTTGCAGTGTGGCAGGGGCAACAAAATAGAGTAGAAATAATTCACAACGACCAAGGGAACAGAACTACACCTTCTTTTGTCGCTTTCACTGACGATCAAAGGTTGATTGGTGATGCTGCTAAGAATCAGGCTGCAGCCAACCCAGAAAACACTGTCTTTG ATGCCAAGAGGTTAATTGGTAGGAAATACAGCGATCCCACtattcaaaatgataaaatgttaTGGCCATTCAAGGTCATAGCTGATAATAATGACAAACCCATGATCACCGTTAAATACAAGGGCCACGAGAAGCTCCTTTCAGCAGAGGAAGTGTCATCTATGATCCTCATGAAAATGCGGGAGATTGCTGAGGCATATTTGGAAACACCGGTAAAGAGTGCTGTTGTTACAGTGCCTGCTTATTTCAATGATTCTCAGCGTAAAGCCACCATAGATGCTGGAACCATAGCTGGCCTTAATGTTATGCGGATAATCAATGAACCCACTGCAGCAGCTATTGCATATGGCCTTGACAAGAGAATTAACTGTGTTGGAGAGCGTAACATTTTTATCTTTGACCTTGGTGGTGGTACTTTTGATGTTTCTCTCCTTACAATTAAGGACAAGGTCTTCCAAGTCAAGGCTACTGCAGGGAACACCCACCTTGGGGGAGAGGACTTCGACAACAGAATGGTGAATTACTTGGTGCAGGAGTTCAAAAGAATGAACAAGGTCGACATTAGTGGTAACCCCAGAGCTTTACGAAGGTTGAGAACTGCGTGCGAAAAGGTGAAAAGGACACTCTCGTTTGCTGTTACAACCACAATTGAGGTTGATTCATTATCTAAAGGCATTGATTTCTGCATTTCAATCACTCGTGCAAAGTTTCAGGAACTTAATATGGATCTCTTTGAGGAGTGTCTGAAGACTGTTAATAAGTGTCTTACAGATGCAAAGACGGACAAGAGCAGTGTACATGATGTTGTCCTTGTTGGTGGTTCTTCGAGGATTCCCAAAGTGCAGGAACTATTGCAGGAATTCTTTGAGGGAAAGGATTTTTGCAAGAGTATCAACCCTGACGAGGCTGTCGCTTATGGAGCTGCCGTGCAGGCTGCTTTGTTGAGTGACGACATTCAGAATGTTCCAAATTTGGTTTTGTTGGATGTTGCACCGCTGTCACTTGGTATATCCACAAAAGGAGATCTCATGAGTGTTGTGATTCCTAGGAATACTACTATTCCAGTTAAGAGGACTCAAGGAAGATAA